From Cherax quadricarinatus isolate ZL_2023a unplaced genomic scaffold, ASM3850222v1 Contig330, whole genome shotgun sequence, a single genomic window includes:
- the LOC138851318 gene encoding zinc finger protein 84-like: MEKGKEHKQYQCSECLKCFTGKEHLVTHMRVHTGDKPYQCSECLKCFSVKCSLVRHMQVHTGDKPYECSECLKCFKEKGSLVKHMRVHTGDKPYHCSECLKCFSAKGYLVKHMQVHTGDKPYECSECLKCFSRKDYLVNHVRVHTGEKPFQCLECLKCFTKKGYLVKHMRVHTGDKPYQCSECLKCFTGKEHIVTHMRVHTGDKPYQCLECLKCFSVKCSLVRHMQVHTGDKPYECSECLKCFKEKGSLVKHMRVHTGDKPYECSECLKCFSVKSYLVKHMRVHTRDKPYQCSECLKCFSLKNNVVKHMQVHTGDKPY; the protein is encoded by the coding sequence atggaaaaaggTAAAGAACATAAACagtatcaatgttcagagtgtctgaaatgttttactggAAAAGAacatcttgtgacacatatgagagtacatacaggagataaaccatatcaatgttcagagtgtctgaaatgttttagtgtaaaatgcagtcttgtgagacatatgcaagtacatacaggagataaaccttatgaatgttcagagtgtctgaaatgttttaaagAAAAAGGTAGTCTTGTgaaacatatgagagtacatacaggagataaaccttatcattgttcagagtgtctgaaatgttttagtgcaaAAGGTTATCTTGTGAAACATATgcaagtacatacaggagataaaccatatgaatgttcagagtgtctgaaatgttttagtagaAAAGACTATCTTGTGAATCATGtaagagtacatacaggagagaaaccatttcagtgtttagagtgtctgaaatgttttactaaAAAAGGATATCTTGTgaaacatatgagagtacatacaggagacaaaccttatcaatgttcagagtgtctgaaatgttttactggAAAAGAACATattgtgacacatatgagagtacatacaggcgataaaccatatcaatgtttagagtgtctgaaatgttttagtgtaaaaTGCAGTCTTGTGAGACATATGCAAgtgcatacaggagataaaccatatgaatgttcagagtgtctgaaatgttttaaagAAAAAGGTAGTCTTGTGAAACATatgcgagtacatacaggagataaaccatatgaatgttcagagtgtctgaaatgttttagtgtaaaaagttatcttgtgaaacatatgcgagtacatacaagagataaaccatatcagtgttcagagtgtctgaaatgttttagtcttaaaaacaatgttgtgaaacatatgcaagtacatacaggagataaaccatattaG